The Phaenicophaeus curvirostris isolate KB17595 unplaced genomic scaffold, BPBGC_Pcur_1.0 scaffold_115, whole genome shotgun sequence genome includes a window with the following:
- the ATP6V1F gene encoding V-type proton ATPase subunit F, whose protein sequence is MSGRGKLLAVLGDEDTVTGFLLGGVGELDKHRRPNFLVVEKETSLAEIEEAFRSFLAREDIGIILISQCLAELIRHAVEAHSRPLPAVLEIPSKEHPYDPTKDSVLRRARGLFAPDDLR, encoded by the exons ATGTCGGGCCGCGGGAAGCTCCTGGCGGTGCTGGGGGACGAGGACACGGTGACCGGGTTCCTGCTGGGCGGTGTCGGGGAGCTGGACAAGCACCGCCGGCCCAACTTCCTGGTGGTGGAGAAGGAGACGAGCCTGGCCGAGATCGAGGAGGCCTTccg GAGCTTCCTGGCGCGCGAGGACATCGGGATCATCCTGATCAGCCAGTGCTTGGCGGAGCTGATCCGGCACGCCGTGGAGGCACACTCCCGCCCGCTGCCCGCCGTGCTCGAGATCCCCTCCAAGGAGCACCCGTACGACCCCACCAAGGACTCTGTCCTGCGCCGTGCCCGTGGGCTCTTTGCCCCCGATGACCTCCGCTAG